The region AGTTCATCGGGGTGGCGATTTGGGCGGAGGCTCCCTTTTGACAGAGCATGCCATTCAAATATCGATTTTCGGTCGGTTTTCCACTCTTCCAATCTTCATACATCGAAGTAAAATACTCTTTTAACTCAAAACTATTTTGAATCGTCTCTTCGGCGATCGTTTCTCTCAAGGCAACGCCATTTTCCCGGGCCACCGCAATAATTTCTTGAATGACCTGTCGAATAACGGAAAGCGCGCCGGAAGATTCAAGAATCTCTGACACGGGCGCGTTTAATATGACAGAAAGCGGATTAAATGTCGCATTCCAGCAGAGCTTCTCCCATTTCTTTTTCATAATTTCGCTGGTCATAAACGCCGAAATTTTGGCATCGGTCAGAATCTGATGAATATTGATTAATCGTTCGCTCTTTTCACCGTTGAGTTCACCGATCGTAATGATTCCCCGTTTATAATGACCGATTCTTCCTTTTTCAATGAGTTTGGCTGTTATAAAAGCGACGCCTCCTATGACCCTTTCCCTTCCGAAAAGAGAGACCGCCCTTTCTTCGGTATCAATGCCATTTTGCAGGGTCATCATAAGCGTATGGGAAGCCATCGCAGGTCGAATCTGGGCAAACAGTTCTTCAAGGTCGTAGCACTTTACGGTCAGTATAATCAGGTCATAGGTACCCTTTAACTGTTCGGCGATGACCCAATTGGGATGAACCAATATATTTCCTGTGACGCTTTCGATGGATAAGCCCTTTTCTCGAATGATGTCGCCGGTCGTTTTTCGAACCAAAAAAGTGATGTCAGCGCCGCTCTGACAAAGGAGCGCACCGAAATAGCCTCCAACCGCTCCGGCTCCCGCGACCAGGATTTTCATATTTAGGCCCCTTTCTCTAACGCGGAGCACCTGACTTTCATGAAATTGAAATATTCGGCAATTCCGTAATTGGAAAATATGAGTATGGATGAGATCAGCATGGTCCGGTACAGTTCGAGACGGCCTATTTTTATTTTTGAGTTTCCTGAAGGTATGGAAGACAATTTTCTGCATTTCGATAGAGTTTTCAAAGCAAAAAGGAGCGGCCAGAGAGATGCCAGTCGAATTCTCCAGGAGCTTCTGGGCAGTCTGGTCACGAATTTCAATCCGTCATTAAAATAAGAAAGCGTCTTTCGAAAAATAAATAAATCGGACGCAAAACGTGCGCCTGAAGGGAGATAAATTCTATTCATGGTCCGGTCCTCATTCTGGTCTCTGATGATATTGGTCAATTGTAATCCTTTGCCCAATTGCTCTCCCAAAAAGATCATTTCGTCGTGATCTTGCAAAATATATCGGTATCGATAAGAGAGCTCGGTCAGAAATTTACCCGCCGATCCTGCCACATGATAACAATATCGATCCAATTCTTCTTCGTTTTCCAGAGCGCCTCCTTTCAAATCCCGTTTCATCCCGTTCATGACCTGTTCAAATAATTCCAGAATCAGATTCTGGTCCTCTAATGTAAAGTTGTGAAAGAGAAGGATCGCAGGGGGCAATGCCGAAATGAGGGCGTAGAAATAATCCGGAACAGGCAGAACCTCTACCTTTTTCATAAATTCAGCGATCGAAACGCTGCCATGCACGAGGCCTTCAAATTCCTTGAGAAGCTTTTCGCGATCCCATTTTTCCGTTTGCTTCTGATCGACGATGGTGTCCGCTATTTTGCAAAACAAATAAGCAATGGAAATCTGCTTTTTTACAGGATTGGGAAACAGGATGAGACTGAGATAGAATGAGCGGGCGAAAAACTTCAACGTCTGGGCAATCTTGGAGAAGGGTTCGGAATAATTCATTTTATTTTTAAGGGCTGGAAGGAAAGCGATCCGTAAAGCGATTCGGAGCGGGCCCATAAATTGAGAGATTCGATAAAAGCAGTTTCACCATATTTTGGTCTGTTTTGGGAAAGAAACCTGATAAAGTCGGGTTTCATCAGAAATCGCTTTGTCAGGGCTAAATTGCTCGAGGATTGAAGCGCTCTTTCTCCTCGAAAAACAGCACGAATCTGGTATTCTCCTTCTGAAACAAGATTCCCCTTGAGCAGATCAGAGCCGGGTATGTCCGAAAATGCAATTTTTCTCATCCCCACACTTGACCCGCCTCGTTGTTTGGCCATATTCATCAATTTCCAAATCCAGTCTTGTCCATCATACGCCAGATCATTTCGGTCATCCTCAAAATAGAAGAAAAGCTCCCGATGGGTCACATGCCCCAGCCTCTCCATGAGAGCTGACATCTCAAATTGGTCCGTCTGGAGGTGCTGTTTTTGAAGTCTCTCAGGCAAAAGTCTGTTAATCAGTCCCTTTTTTTCAAAGCGTTTTTCCGGAATGGCTTCTAAAAAAGAAACTTCCTCCTGAGCCGGCCTTCTGGAGACCAGGTAAAATTCCCTAATCTCGGTATTGAGGATAATCTGAACGAGCCGTTTGAATCTTTCCGAATCTCTGGGGATGGATTCATCGGAGGGATCAATCAGGAAAAAAGCGGTTTCCATCGTTTATTCCGGCGGATTATTTAATAAATAAATGAATATTTCTCTTTTCCCAATCAATAGCTTGATGATATTCCTTAAAACCCTTTTCGAGCTCACAGAAGGCACCCGAATGATGAAGCTTTCGACCTGAGGGGGCCGGTGTCGTATTTTCAATTTTTGCATGAAGCATTTCATGATAAACGATATACCGGATAAAAAAGCCCGGGACTTTTACCTGATCGAGCGCTGGATTAATCTTAATCAGATTTGAAAAACTCTCAAAATTTCCGAAGCTGATGCTTCTTTTTCTTCTCTTTTTGTATGATTTTCCCCAGGTAATTTGGCACCTGACTTCACTATTAAAATACTCCCTGTTGATTTCATTAAACAACAGGTTCAAATCATAATGTTCCCCCGCCCCGTTCAATTTCGGTCGACGGTAAGTCTCATTCAGATCAGGAGCAGCCCGATATCCTGAAATAAACGTTCGAATAGCCCTCCGGGATTCAGTCGTTGGAGAAACCATGAAAGTGCCGATGGCATCCCATATGTCCTGAGGCGCATTCAGAAAGATTTCCTGAACTCTTAAATGAACCGAATGCTGGCCATTTTTTCGCACGCTGATCAGGTGCGACCTGTTCCGGGTCAAAATGATTTTGACTTTCTTTTCGACTTTAAGTGAAAAATCCCTCTCTATCGCCGAAAGCTTGAGGTCTGCCGAATGAAATAAATCGAGTTGTTCCAAAATCATATTGCGCTATTGTCTCAAATAGATCGGGTTCGAGTAAATCCATACTACGCTTTTCTCGTTCCCCCAGAAGGTCGGCATGAGGGTTTCCACTTCGATTCGATAAGCACCCGTGCTAGCGGATTGAAAGTGAAACGCTTTGTCCTCGGTTACGAAAATAGGTTTTCCATCGTGGATGACGCGAATCCTTGTTTTTCTGCTTGCGGCGCTTTCAGGAAGCTCAACTGAAAAAAAGGTCTTCACTCCTGCTGGAAGTTGATCTCCCATCCAGACCACCTGATCTTCCTGCCTGGCAGAAAATAGAAAGCCCGTGGCATTCCCGAGAATATCCATTGAAAAGAATAAATGTCCATGTCGAATTGCGGCATAAAGATCTCGCTTGTCTTGTTTCAGATTCCCGGTCCATGGAGAATGGAGGAGGATATGATCGTGAGCGAGCGGAAGGATTTTATCGACTGCTGGAAAGGGAATTTTAAATCCTTTTAAAATTTTCACTGATTGATGAAAATCGGGTGCAAATATCCCAACAAAATTCTTTTTCGAAATTCTTGAATCCCAACCTTTTAATGTCTCGACCGGATCGTGATAAAGTTGCAAGAGTCCGGCACCGGGATTGATTGGATAATAGATAAGTCCTGTCAATCGTGCCATAGGTTCAACGGTATACCATTGATCCGCAAAATCTAGCACTTCCTGACCCGAACAACCTTCCTCCCGATCAGACTTCCATTGCCATTGCGGATGGTTCGGGTGTGCCAGAAAGAAAATACCTCCCTGGGCGGCTCCGTTTTCAAAGACTTTCTCAATCTCCTGTCCGGAAACGTTAATATGACGCTGAATGTCAAGTGCCAGAAGATAACCTTCTTTTACATTGAGCTCTTCGCCCGTTAGAAACAATGTGTTTTGATACCAGCCTTCCTTTTGGTCATCAAGCGGCTGCAGCGTATCATGATCGGTGGATATCATGAAATCGACATTTTGGCGATTGGCTACTTTTGCTATTTCTTCAAATGTGCCCGTCGCATCACCGGAATAGGATGTGTGAAAGTGAATGACCCCCTGATAATCATAATACCCTTTCTGGACTTTTTGAGGTTTGGAAAGGGAAAGATCCGGCACAAGAAAATGTACTCTTGTTACAAAGAGGACGGAGAGAACGATAAGACCGGCCACTATTTTTCGTTTAAGGTTCATGGTATCCGTTCCAGAGATATGGGCGAAACAAATCCTTTGAAATGTTCACCTCTAAAAAAATGATACGTCCTGATCAGGATGGAGGAATTCCCCCGCTTAACAAAGACGGGAATCTCCATAACGGGAGCTATTCTTTCAAATAGCGACAGTGTCTCCAGGGGAAACTGATCACGATCAAAAGTCACGAGGAGAAACTCATTAATTTGATTTAACTCAATCGGCTCGATTCGGGATAAATCCGTAATGCGGAAAGGAGAACCCCATTGAAAGACTCTTTTATTCTTCAGGTAATAGGAGACTTCTCCGACCATGGTGTGATTTGTCGTGATCACCGGGTCCTCTGCGAATTCAGGAAATTTGGAATAAATCGCTTTCATTTCGCTCCAGCCGATCAAATCATTTGTCCTGTCCCGTTCGACTTTCAGCGGAATAAATTTTGTCATCGCCTGCAAGTGAACAGTGAGCATCATGAGAAAAGCGAGTCCGACAGAAATATAAATGAAAGACTTCATCAAAAACGAATCCTTTCGGTCTCTTAATTTCTGGTAAAAAAAACCTCCCAGGAGAACAATGGATCCTGTCTGGCAGAAGACGGGCCAGTTCGCTTCAATTTTGGAATGAAGGCTTTTATAAATGAAAAATACAAATAGAGGGAAAACCATCCAAAATAGAAAGGAAAATTGCCAAAGGTGCGGGACTCTTCCGATCCGATAGGCTTTTACCCATGCCCAGAAGAATGCCATAAAGAGAAGTGGGGAAAAAATTCCAGCCTGACTCCCCAGAAACTCAAAAAGATATCTTAATCCCGTGGACTCTCTTGATAATGTGCCATGATGAAATTGGAAAAGAAAGGATATCCACTGATTTTGATAGTTCCAGATCATGACGGGAGAGAAAATGAGAAATGCGATCAGAAGAGACAGCCAGGACTTCCAGGAAGCCAGATGACTTCTAAATGGCGCATTAAATAAAAGAAACAGGAGAAGCGCCGGCAAAAACAGGATCATGGTGTATTTACTTAGAAGCCCCAGTCCAAAGGCAATTCCGGTTAAAAACCAATACTGACTCCTGTTCTCGACGGTTGCCCGATAGGCAAAGGCGGTGGCCGCAATCCAGAAAAAGAGCTGCGGCGTGTCCGGCGTAAAAATCACCATTCCTACTGAAAAAATCATGATTGAGTTCAGGATCATTGCACTGACCAGACCTGCGCCAGGGCTCTTGAATGTTCTTTTGGCAAGGTCATAGATCATCCATGTATCTCCGATACCCATCAGGAGTGCAGGAAGACGAACGGCCCACTCGCCTTGTCCAAAAAGAGAAGTCGAAAGCCTCATGAGCCAGGCCACCATCGGAGGATGATCGTAATAACTGAGTTGCAAATGTTCAGACCAGTACCAGTAGTACGACTCATCGGGTGTCAGGTTAAAATGAGCGGCAAAATAGAATCTGAAAGAAGTTAACAGTACAAATAGGAATAGAAACGCAGATGCAATCATCGGTCGTAAAGAGGCGGGGGATAGTTCCGATAAAGGTACCTAAATTTCAGAATCATCAAAAAGGAGCTTAAGATGATCTTAAAGTTAAAAGTGGACTGACCCGCGACTCTTTCCTCGAAGAGAATGGGGATCTCTTTTATGGAAAAGTTTCTGAGGTGGGCCCGGTATAAAATCTCCTGTACAATTGAAGGGCCGTTTGAAACAAGAGTCTCGACTTCGATATCTTCCAATACTTTTCTTCTAAATAACCGGTATCCAGCTGTACAATCCTTAACCGGGATTCCTAAAAGAAGCCGAATATAAAAATTAGCGGCTTTGGTAATGAGAGGCCGTGTCAATCCTCTTCCGGTTTCTCCGCCACCCTGGACTCCCCTCGAACCAATGACCAGATCAAACTCTTGAATCTCCTTTAGAAATTGTGGAATAAAAGATGGGTTATGCGAAAAGTCAGAGTCCATCTCAAGTATCGTCTCTGCTTTTTGGCGCATGGCATAAATAAACCCTTCAGCTCCCGCGCTTCCTCGCCCCTTTCTGCCGATTCGATGCAGAAGATGAATTCTGGGATCTTTTGCCTTAAGGTTCTCGACCAGTTTCCAGGTTCCGTCTGGCGAGTCGTCATCCACAACCACGATGTGGGATTCGGGAGATACTTCATGGATTCGGGCAATTAATGGAACAATATTTTTCGATTCGTTATAAGTCGGTATCATGACCATGAGCGGAATGATATCGGGTCCACTCATTCTTATACAGACTCGACAAAAGAAGGACCCAGGATCCTGCGCATCGATTGAATAACGCTTTCCAAAGCGATCAAATCCATGCAAGTCGTTGTCTCTGGACAGATCTGCTTGTAACAGGGTGCACAACCAATGGTCGTCACAATTTTTTCGCCCAGGCCATAGAGATCGATTTCCTGCGAACAGGTGGGTCCAAACAAGACCAGAAGTTTTACTTTTAGTCCGATAGCGATATGCATACCAAGCGTATCTCCGGTCACAATCATTTGGCAGCGTTCCATCAGAGCGCAAAACTCTAGAAGAGGAAAATCTCCGGGATGATATACCTTCTGATTGGATTTGGACTGGATAAATTTGTTTAACTCCCTTTCTCTTTCTCCGCCAAAAAGGATAAACTGTACGCGGTCTTGCCGGCTCAACCGATTAATCAGTTCCACATAATAGTCGGGTGTCCAATTCTTATTCGCAAAGATTCCCCCTGCACCGGTATTCAATCCGATCAAACAGACCTCCTTGCGCAATCCGAGCATTTCATAGGTCTCTTTGGCACGGACTCTTGCAGATTCAGGTATTTCAAGAATATAGGGCTCCTGGCCATATTTAAAGCCGACCGCTTCACAGACCAGATCCTGGTAGGATCTCTTGTTCTTGAAGAATTTGAGTTCATCCGAAAGGCCCAGAGTGAAATAGTACTCTGCTTCAGAATTTAAGGGGAAGACATTTCCTTCACGGGAAAGACCGATCCCTCTTTTTTCTCGGGCATTTATCTTCATTGCTAACGCTGCGGTTCTGGGTTCTTTATCTAAAGAAAGCAGGAGATCAAACGATTCAATTGAAAGGCGGGCCAGGTCGGGAGAATCATAGATATAAAGGCGATCAATCAGCTTATTATATTTTAGAAGATCCGCAGAAGGTGGATCCGTCAACCAGGTGATAAATGAATGGGGATATTCCCTTTTGAGAATATGAAGGAGCGGGGTCGTTCTCAAAACATCTCCCATCGCGGCATGTTTCAGAATCAAGATCCGGGTGCCCATTGGCTGGTAATCGGTACAGCCTTCGCAGAGCCGTTTCTTGACACAAGGTTTATCGCCCCTGTAATAGACGCAATCGAGATTCAAAATCATGATTTTAATCCTTTAAAACCGTACGACTTATAAAAATAAAAGGTTCGGATGAGCTCTCCACGACGGTATATCCGGACCGGAGATTCTTTTTCAATTCTCTGAAACAATTTCCCGAATTTCTCGACAGGGTCGATATCATACCGATTGTCAGTGACAAAAAGCCCATTTTGTCCCTTCAGTTTATCAGGATCGTCCCAAAAATCAAATTGTGTTTTGTCCTCATTGAAACAATAAATACCGTATGCCTGCCCGGTATAGAATCCTATCTGGTCGGCAATCAGGAATTTATAGGAATAGATAAACGAAGATCTCTCTGATGTCATCTCTGCCTGAAGACGATTTATTTCCCTCGCCGCCTCCGGCCAGCCGTAAAGGTCATTGGTCGGATCCGCATTGGAACGAATAAAATGGGTGATGGGAATAAGACCTGTAAGAGCCTGTATTGGAATAATGAGAGTCAGAACAAGGCCAAAAACAATCGCCGGCGTCCGCCAAGGTTTCAAATTTGGACGTATGTCCATCCAGATCGCAAGCGAAATGAAAGGAGTCACAAAACCAAGTGCCGGCCAATGAGGCAAAATGCGATGAAAACTGCCTATCATGTCAAACAGGAACAAAGTGGGTGCTCCGAAAAAGAAAAGAAAGAGATGTTTTTCATCCCGGTTTCCGAATCCACGCATGCCGCTTAAAAAGAGGGCAATAAAGGAGAGGACAAACAGGATAGGTGAAATATAGGCGAATTGAGCTCCCAAAATTTGAAAAAAGAGGGTTAAAGAAAAGGAAGGGTCCACGCCGAGTCCATGATTGAACTGGAATCCGAATGAAGCCCAGTCATGCCGGGCATTCCAGACAATAACTGGCATGACGATAAGAAATCCCAATGCCAGAGCAATATAGGGCTCTTTCCTGTATAAGAGATTTCTCTTTTTCGGTGAAACAAGAAGGTACAGAAATGCTGAGAGCGGGAGAAGTACTGCGTTGTATTTGCTCAGAAGGGCGACTCCCAGTGTCAGGCCGGACAATAGCCAATACCGCAGGCGATCGGGTTCCTGAATGGCCCGATAAAAAAAAAGAATAAAAAAGATCCAGGCAGCCCCAAGCGAACTGTCGGGTACCATTAATACCGATCCTAAAAACGAAAAGACAGGAGAAATATTGAGAAAGAGAACGGTCATGAATCCTGTTTTTTCATCCTGAATTGCGGTCCCTAGATGAAATGCACCGAACGATGCCAGCGCAAATAACAGAACCGCACCGATTCGAACGAAAAATTCGTGGTGGCCGCCGATTTCGGTAAATAAAGCAATGATCCAGGCCACCATTGGAGGATGATCAAAATAGCTCCAGTCGAGATGCTGACTCCACATCCAGTAATGAGCTTCATCATCCCCGAGTCCAACCTGTCCGATCATCAGAAGTCGCAGCAGAGCGCTGATCGAAATCACGAGAAAAGTGTATTCACGAAAACTTCTCAATATCACGCGGGATCGACTTTCATTCAGGCGTTAATTCCCTTTATTTGAAATAGAAGCGGAAGGTTTGATGAGAAGATGAAAACAATAGCTGTCAGTCAGGAGACAAAATACGAATGTAACGCCGACCCCCAGGATCATTCCACCCATGACATCGAGAGGAAAGTGAGCGCCGACATAGATTCGCGATAGTCCCGTTATCAAAGCACACGAGAAGAAGAGCGGAGACCAGCGCTTAAATAACATGGAAAGGAAGGTGGCCCCTGAAAAAACGGAATAGGTGTGTCCGGATGGAAAGGAATTCTCCCTGAGCGATCTTCCAATAACATGTACATAGATCTGATGCGACTCGATCAAAGCAGCCATCTCCTTCAAAGGCCTGGGTCGATCGATCAGAATCTTGAGAAATCTTCCCACTATTCCCGTTAAAATGAGTCCTCCAGCGAAAAGGAGAAGGTATTTATAAAAATGTTTCTTATCGTGCCAATACAGAAGCGGAATGACGATCAATACCATCAGCCAGATTTCACCCAGGCGGGTAAAAGCGGGCATGATGAAATCCAGAAATGGATTCTGCCAGCCGTTATTAACAGAAATGAAGAGTTGATGATCCCACGTTAGAAGTTGCTCCAATATTTCCCCAAACCTGAATTTGCAAAACGAATAGAACGAAAAAGAATGCTGATCTGAAAGGCCGTAACCACGAGAACAAAGATGTAGAACCGGGTTAGTCCCGGAATGATTCCGGTCGGCAATAACTGTAAAGTTAAATCCTGATTACCGATTTACGGCCTTTAGACCAATATCTTTTCTATATTGCATACCGTCAAAATGAATTTTGGAAATCGCCTCGTACGCAAATTTTCTCGCTTCCTGAATCGATTTTCCGCAGGCAGTAACTCCAAGCACTCTCCCGCCGGAAGCCAGTACGGATTGGTTTTTGAATTCGGTACCGGCATGAAAGACGAGACCATGATCTTCCTTGGCGTTAATGGTCTCTAAACCTGTAATGGGAACTTTGGCGCCGGAAGATACGGGATACCCTGCTGAGGCGATAACGACGCAGACTGAGGCCTCGTCTTGCCACTTAAGCTGAAATCGATCCAACTGACCATCAGCGGTCTTTTGAAGTAGTTCGACAAAATCAGACTGAAGACGGGTCAGAATGACCTGAGTTTCAGGATCACCCAATCGCGCATTAAATTCGAGGACTTTTATTCCTCCCCGCGTTAGAATCAGACCACCGAAGAGGAATCCTGTGAACGGGGCCCCTTCCAATTCCATGGCGCGGACTATGGGAATCATGATCTGATTCAGAATTTCCGCCTTTTGCGTTTCAGTCACAAGGGGAACAGGGGAATAAGCGCCCATACCACCTGTATTGGGTCCCATGTCACCATCAAATATCTTTTTATGATCCTGGGCTTCCGCCAGGGGAAGAACATGTTTTCCGTCTGTAATGACCAGAAAAGAGATCTCTTCTCCTTCCAGAAATTCTTCAATTAAAACGGAACTTCCGGCATCGCCCAAGCTCCTTTTTTCCATAAATGATTCAATTGTAGAAATGGCCACCTCGTCCGACTCTGCAATGACAACCCCTTTTCCTGCTGCCAGACCATCCGCTTTGATCACCAGAGGTTTTGGAGTTTTTAAAATAAATTCCCTGGCTTTTTTCGCAGAGGTAAAAATCTCTGCGGTCGCTGTCGGAATTTGATATTTGAACATGATCTCTTTCGAATAGGCTTTGCTCGACTCGATCCGGGAAGCTCTTTGAGTTGGCCCCACAATCTTGAGCCCATTTTTCCTGAATTGATCACAAATTCCAAGCGAAAGAGGAAGTTCCGGCCCAACGAGGGTCAAATCAATCTTTTCATTCAGGGCAAACTCCAGAATGCCTTGGATATCATCCACTTTTAATTGAACCGTCTCGGCTAACTTTCCTATCCCCGGGTTGCCCGGAATGGCATAGATTTTTGGTCGCGCCGGAGACTGGGAAAGCTTCCAGACCATTGCGTGTTCCCGTCCTCCACTCCCTATGACCAATATCTTCATTAACGATCCATCACTATCTTGATCTCCATATAAATAACGATCCATTTTTTGTTCGCCGAGAATCGTTCATATACAAGGCCGCAGTTTCGAAGACGACGGAGCCGTACAATACAGGTACCTTGACGAGTCTGAGAAACAAGAACGCCGCAGATGAGCTATTTCTCAGTGGCCATTGAATTTAATGGCGGAAATGTCGCATGCCGGTAAACACCATCGACATCCCATGTTCATTGGCCGCCTGTATGACTTCGCTGTCCTTGATTGATCCGCCCGGTTGAATGACCGCCCGAATCCCCGCTTTAAATGCAGCATCCAATCCATCTCGAAACGGAAAAAAGGCATCGGATGCCATCACAGCGCCTGACAGAGGTTTTTGGGCTTTTGAAGTTGCAAGTTGAACGGAGTCAATCCGGCTCATCTGTCCCGCTCCTATTCCTATCGTTTGAGTCCCAGAAGCAAAAATAATCGCATTCGATTTGACATGTTTACAGACTTTCCAGGCAAAATCCATTGCGGCGAGTTCCTCAGCGGTCGGTATTCTTTGGGTTACCACTTTTAGATCCTTGATGTCTTTAATCGATCCCAAATCCCGATCCTGCAGTAAAAGCCCGCCGGTAATCCTTTTAAATTCAAATTTTTCCCGTGCAGATTGAATGAGGTTCCCGGTTGAAAGAATCCGGATATCCCTTTTTCTTTTCAATTCAAAAAGGGCATCTTCAAGAAAAGAAGGGGCTATGACGACTTCGACAAAGGTGGAGGTAATTTCTTTCGCAGTCGCAAGGTCAACGGATTGGTTAAAGGCAATGACTCCCCCAAATGCGGAGATAGGATCAGTTTCCCTTGCTTTTTGATAGGCTTGCAAGGGATCAGATCCCAATGCCACACCGCATGGATTATT is a window of Nitrospirota bacterium DNA encoding:
- a CDS encoding ketopantoate reductase family protein, with protein sequence MKILVAGAGAVGGYFGALLCQSGADITFLVRKTTGDIIREKGLSIESVTGNILVHPNWVIAEQLKGTYDLIILTVKCYDLEELFAQIRPAMASHTLMMTLQNGIDTEERAVSLFGRERVIGGVAFITAKLIEKGRIGHYKRGIITIGELNGEKSERLINIHQILTDAKISAFMTSEIMKKKWEKLCWNATFNPLSVILNAPVSEILESSGALSVIRQVIQEIIAVARENGVALRETIAEETIQNSFELKEYFTSMYEDWKSGKPTENRYLNGMLCQKGASAQIATPMNYILFQAVEALSKTRQIISF
- a CDS encoding squalene/phytoene synthase family protein, which produces MNYSEPFSKIAQTLKFFARSFYLSLILFPNPVKKQISIAYLFCKIADTIVDQKQTEKWDREKLLKEFEGLVHGSVSIAEFMKKVEVLPVPDYFYALISALPPAILLFHNFTLEDQNLILELFEQVMNGMKRDLKGGALENEEELDRYCYHVAGSAGKFLTELSYRYRYILQDHDEMIFLGEQLGKGLQLTNIIRDQNEDRTMNRIYLPSGARFASDLFIFRKTLSYFNDGLKFVTRLPRSSWRIRLASLWPLLFALKTLSKCRKLSSIPSGNSKIKIGRLELYRTMLISSILIFSNYGIAEYFNFMKVRCSALEKGA
- a CDS encoding PHP domain-containing protein, which codes for MNLKRKIVAGLIVLSVLFVTRVHFLVPDLSLSKPQKVQKGYYDYQGVIHFHTSYSGDATGTFEEIAKVANRQNVDFMISTDHDTLQPLDDQKEGWYQNTLFLTGEELNVKEGYLLALDIQRHINVSGQEIEKVFENGAAQGGIFFLAHPNHPQWQWKSDREEGCSGQEVLDFADQWYTVEPMARLTGLIYYPINPGAGLLQLYHDPVETLKGWDSRISKKNFVGIFAPDFHQSVKILKGFKIPFPAVDKILPLAHDHILLHSPWTGNLKQDKRDLYAAIRHGHLFFSMDILGNATGFLFSARQEDQVVWMGDQLPAGVKTFFSVELPESAASRKTRIRVIHDGKPIFVTEDKAFHFQSASTGAYRIEVETLMPTFWGNEKSVVWIYSNPIYLRQ
- a CDS encoding glycosyltransferase family 39 protein, yielding MIASAFLFLFVLLTSFRFYFAAHFNLTPDESYYWYWSEHLQLSYYDHPPMVAWLMRLSTSLFGQGEWAVRLPALLMGIGDTWMIYDLAKRTFKSPGAGLVSAMILNSIMIFSVGMVIFTPDTPQLFFWIAATAFAYRATVENRSQYWFLTGIAFGLGLLSKYTMILFLPALLLFLLFNAPFRSHLASWKSWLSLLIAFLIFSPVMIWNYQNQWISFLFQFHHGTLSRESTGLRYLFEFLGSQAGIFSPLLFMAFFWAWVKAYRIGRVPHLWQFSFLFWMVFPLFVFFIYKSLHSKIEANWPVFCQTGSIVLLGGFFYQKLRDRKDSFLMKSFIYISVGLAFLMMLTVHLQAMTKFIPLKVERDRTNDLIGWSEMKAIYSKFPEFAEDPVITTNHTMVGEVSYYLKNKRVFQWGSPFRITDLSRIEPIELNQINEFLLVTFDRDQFPLETLSLFERIAPVMEIPVFVKRGNSSILIRTYHFFRGEHFKGFVSPISLERIP
- a CDS encoding polyprenol monophosphomannose synthase, whose protein sequence is MSGPDIIPLMVMIPTYNESKNIVPLIARIHEVSPESHIVVVDDDSPDGTWKLVENLKAKDPRIHLLHRIGRKGRGSAGAEGFIYAMRQKAETILEMDSDFSHNPSFIPQFLKEIQEFDLVIGSRGVQGGGETGRGLTRPLITKAANFYIRLLLGIPVKDCTAGYRLFRRKVLEDIEVETLVSNGPSIVQEILYRAHLRNFSIKEIPILFEERVAGQSTFNFKIILSSFLMILKFRYLYRNYPPPLYDR
- a CDS encoding glycosyltransferase family 9 protein, whose protein sequence is MILNLDCVYYRGDKPCVKKRLCEGCTDYQPMGTRILILKHAAMGDVLRTTPLLHILKREYPHSFITWLTDPPSADLLKYNKLIDRLYIYDSPDLARLSIESFDLLLSLDKEPRTAALAMKINAREKRGIGLSREGNVFPLNSEAEYYFTLGLSDELKFFKNKRSYQDLVCEAVGFKYGQEPYILEIPESARVRAKETYEMLGLRKEVCLIGLNTGAGGIFANKNWTPDYYVELINRLSRQDRVQFILFGGERERELNKFIQSKSNQKVYHPGDFPLLEFCALMERCQMIVTGDTLGMHIAIGLKVKLLVLFGPTCSQEIDLYGLGEKIVTTIGCAPCYKQICPETTTCMDLIALESVIQSMRRILGPSFVESV
- a CDS encoding glycosyltransferase family 39 protein, producing MILRSFREYTFLVISISALLRLLMIGQVGLGDDEAHYWMWSQHLDWSYFDHPPMVAWIIALFTEIGGHHEFFVRIGAVLLFALASFGAFHLGTAIQDEKTGFMTVLFLNISPVFSFLGSVLMVPDSSLGAAWIFFILFFYRAIQEPDRLRYWLLSGLTLGVALLSKYNAVLLPLSAFLYLLVSPKKRNLLYRKEPYIALALGFLIVMPVIVWNARHDWASFGFQFNHGLGVDPSFSLTLFFQILGAQFAYISPILFVLSFIALFLSGMRGFGNRDEKHLFLFFFGAPTLFLFDMIGSFHRILPHWPALGFVTPFISLAIWMDIRPNLKPWRTPAIVFGLVLTLIIPIQALTGLIPITHFIRSNADPTNDLYGWPEAAREINRLQAEMTSERSSFIYSYKFLIADQIGFYTGQAYGIYCFNEDKTQFDFWDDPDKLKGQNGLFVTDNRYDIDPVEKFGKLFQRIEKESPVRIYRRGELIRTFYFYKSYGFKGLKS
- a CDS encoding phosphatase PAP2 family protein translates to MEQLLTWDHQLFISVNNGWQNPFLDFIMPAFTRLGEIWLMVLIVIPLLYWHDKKHFYKYLLLFAGGLILTGIVGRFLKILIDRPRPLKEMAALIESHQIYVHVIGRSLRENSFPSGHTYSVFSGATFLSMLFKRWSPLFFSCALITGLSRIYVGAHFPLDVMGGMILGVGVTFVFCLLTDSYCFHLLIKPSASISNKGN
- the purD gene encoding phosphoribosylamine--glycine ligase, whose protein sequence is MKILVIGSGGREHAMVWKLSQSPARPKIYAIPGNPGIGKLAETVQLKVDDIQGILEFALNEKIDLTLVGPELPLSLGICDQFRKNGLKIVGPTQRASRIESSKAYSKEIMFKYQIPTATAEIFTSAKKAREFILKTPKPLVIKADGLAAGKGVVIAESDEVAISTIESFMEKRSLGDAGSSVLIEEFLEGEEISFLVITDGKHVLPLAEAQDHKKIFDGDMGPNTGGMGAYSPVPLVTETQKAEILNQIMIPIVRAMELEGAPFTGFLFGGLILTRGGIKVLEFNARLGDPETQVILTRLQSDFVELLQKTADGQLDRFQLKWQDEASVCVVIASAGYPVSSGAKVPITGLETINAKEDHGLVFHAGTEFKNQSVLASGGRVLGVTACGKSIQEARKFAYEAISKIHFDGMQYRKDIGLKAVNR